From a region of the Neodiprion fabricii isolate iyNeoFabr1 chromosome 7, iyNeoFabr1.1, whole genome shotgun sequence genome:
- the LOC124186979 gene encoding uncharacterized protein LOC124186979 isoform X9, giving the protein MHPAVATERLPLNRRTPARSPLSHVSTRLADPAGEMLTATHPEMHEKRDSLGVVGQYGGGAGGGGGQSPEDKCVVEQPPPPPPPPQKDPSDPTISAKKLPKKRKFDLSALDDMNKTNNATSNVTSNVGGDLVVTGLRGINTTSINQPQNIQHPTLLPSPPHQQPPPLPQHQQQQHQPEYYQVQQPHAVVAPPQSTAVDYSCREEPPRSRPRLQVAPAAAAIDLSEWREHKVLALRDSHYYPGVISNATHGDIYVKFDGEGNLVKYEDVLGIGKYDVIKDSSPSVSQVTVDANVCFRYPTTSNNHAETLTSVFVKGTVCEIISNPISFVVKIPGEDDQSCEFVVKRADLRLVQPPWWDELEGLEIVDPPRAQVVDRGYRNSLEAPASVPVLQLHHASPHASLIAHNDGNAYYRSRATSPLLELPGSVQSGNNTLNISNGSRIYEDLESDDDLGREDIRFPSDADAKLSGSSKRSSMQSRGSTSSLVEQRSITPRSQAATPRSQAATPHKYKKGDVVATSSGIRKKFNGKQWRRLCSKEGCSKESQRRGYCSRHLSLKGSGFRGTSTFPGGKMDGEETSRDSDTSPNYADRRIAGRFDQEETEAANMLVSLGSSRSATPAFSPTGQSSVSPCINQSPVPLLGLNQNVFMPISSPAHHPPPIISPGAKWKHSPTQPNFAGQYQQAVIRPELVRPNGRPGQTPPASIGASVIRISPVSRLLASQSLSIPTWPDQSPPQRHPSVVTSLAQQQQQQQQQQQQQQQQQQQQQQQQQQQQQQQQQQQQQHQQQHQHQHQQQQQQQHQQQQSIILQHALTSNNGFSNHSEVTQSNNQLLKPPHSPHVPLSVTPGQNLTMIHKPQDQPVDYAQPLTQTQTMYLMPHQHEKKYVIKSTTMEATPLSSGHLVSNQDDKYRQTMINHLGQLPPLHQTQCQPPQSPAAQSVHVEKMSALQQVSKVTLPLHLSSHVDSQRTLSTPATIVMSATTTINDSAPPTSVFQPVIVQPSHLTPMAKIQPPREDNHQKNNGVLSFSWQTIVLDQPEVSPPPSALSPPLSAPPIPMGTGNNPSDDGSGHGPGAGPEPITPAEEDDDDVFETEPTTPAEVESSINKRRSQSLGALHTKDPQSPLKQTVKKPPMLQAKDRIRRPMNAFMIFSKRHRALVHLRHPNQDNRTVSKILGEWWYALKPEEKQKYHELASEVKEAHFKAHPDWKWCSKDRRKSSTTGFKGAEPRGKLNSTGEETDMGPPSDDVPLTPRTVDEPSALAPSIFESPNIEIGGQARDSRRVSEIPLQVENSESDMKQEEDGNVSDDDQMVICEDPQPEIDLKCKDKLTDSDNEGQDENVENKNYAQARCSPASGQNHDAQDTKMDITCRPKPIKARPPSAGMETTTKYHHASMDKGGTVSVLSTTYPYHSPVNPSGVTGFQPKGGAFITMPVSPKVVKPEPVKNIEQQYSTQYSVSNLVANIQNENGRTLPKFPPSPIVSHSLQVRPMMTLLKEQQGIQSTNSMHHMLTSSAGYQPQLTLTVVNNEVMSGSKPQQGSQYLVQASPHARMYGNFQIPVSDASGRSISVQNLVTSGKVEAHSVIVSKAYPVSTPSPGTPSYKGIGHSVTRLAEIEQNDNQSTVNHAQFYAVNALKLDQERKDTVNIHLPVPGDSHKQPSTPHTPHTPHNNDHSSNTSFAMEEPRGIGALNNVDVGTNKAPFMLAPTPAQLGRAPLQRRQSMAMPPTSNAGDHGPPTSQNSDNRQPSNSVQNFDQLQQNSNTELLAASSPSTKKGSFFKKNVEDGMDRYRQLVLEQVNFQEKFSSLPEFKPEEIQSPSAIGITSGTGASPHVSVTPGLHQSNLSSSMQDYRKKSVQGPHRPSLNEDDTESDISMSVTPKSTSSVKLTGNQFFGPDFNIEAFRTSTDPGGDVDPSSPRTPKTPSGGVGGATTGASRGENERGHRKVLEQRRKLVMQLFQEQGYFPTTQATSSFQANHADIFPTKASLQLKIREVRQKLKANSTPVSASSLVSPLPVSESSPGVNGPLTAPPTSMGAPHSLPVGNISGS; this is encoded by the exons ATGCACCCAGCCGTTGCCACCGAACGCCTACCTCTCAATCGCCGCACTCCGGCCCGCAGCCCCCTCTCACACGTGTCGACT CGTCTGGCCGATCCTGCAGGGGAAATGTTGACCGCTACTCATCCTGAGATGCACGAGAAGCGGGATTCCCTTGGAGTTGTGGGCCAGTATGGGGGAGGTGCTGGCGGGGGCGGCGGGCAATCCCCGGAGGATAAATGCGTCGTTGAGCAGCCACCCCCGCCTCCGCCGCCCCCGCAAAAGGATCCCTCCGACCCGACGATAAGCGCTAAAAAGTTACCGAAAAAACGTAAATTCGATTTGTCCGCTCTTGACGATATGAATAAAACCAACAACGCTACCAGCAACGTTACCAGCAACGTTGGTGGCGATCTTGTTGTTACCGGATTGCGGGGTATCAATACAACCTCTATAAATCAACCccaaaatattcaacatcCGACTCTTCTTCCGTCTCCTCCGCACCAGCAACCACCGCCGCTGCCGCAGcatcagcaacagcaacaTCAACCCGAATATTATCAG gtACAACAGCCACATGCAGTTGTAGCTCCGCCTCAAAGCACAGCGGTGGATTATTCTTGTCGTGAAGAACCACCACGGTCTCGTCCTCGGTTACAGGTAGCACCGGCAGCAGCAGCGATAGACCTGAGCGAGTGGCGGGAGCACAAAGTGCTAGCTTTGAGGGACTCACATTATTACCCGGGGGTTATAAGCAACGCGACTCATGGTGATATATACGTTAAGTTTGACGGTGAGGGTAACCTAGTTAAGTACGAGGATGTGCTGGGGATAGGAAAATACGATGTCATCAAGGATTCGAGTCCGTCGGTTAGCCAAGTGACTGTTGATGCGAACGTTTGCTTTAGATATCCTACCACATCTAACAACCACGCCGAAACACTGACCAGTGTTTTTGTGAAGGGTACTGTTTGTGAGATAATATCAAATCCAATTAGTTTTGTCGTCAAGATACCTGGCGAAGATGATCAGAGCTGTGAATTTGTTGTTAAACGTGCCGACTTAAGGCTCGTCCAACCTCCGTGGTGGGATGAACTCGAAGGCCTAGAGATCGTTGATCCGCCAAGGGCCCAAGTAGTCG ATCGTGGCTATCGAAATTCGTTGGAGGCACCTGCGTCGGTACCGGTCTTACAGCTTCATCATGCTTCGCCGCATGCTTCACTTATTGCTCACAATGACGGAAATGCATACTACAGAAGTAGGGCGACGAGTCCCTTATTGGAGTTGCCAGGTTCCGTCCAATCAGGAAACAACACTTTGAACATAAGCAACGGAAGTAGAATATACGAGGATTTGGAAAGTGACGACGATTTGGGCAGAGAGGATATAAGGTTTCCTTCTGATGCAG ATGCAAAATTGTCAGGAAGCAGTAAAAGGAGCAGTATGCAAAGCCGTGGAAGTACAAGCAGCCTTGTCGAGCAACGCAGTATAACTCCTCGTTCCCAGGCGGCCACACCCAG ATCTCAGGCGGCAACGCCACACAAATACAAAAAGGGTGACGTAGTAGCGACGTCTAGTGGAAtccggaaaaaattcaatggtAAACAATGGCGCAGACTTTGCAGCAAAGAAGGATGCTCAAAAGAGAGTCAGCGGAGAGGATACTGCTCTCGCCACCTTAGTCTGAAGGGTTCAGGATTCAGGGGCACTAGCACGTTTCCCGG GGGTAAAATGGACGGGGAAGAAACCTCACGGGATTCCGACACGTCTCCAAACTACGCAGATAGAAGAATAGCCGGACGTTTCGACCAAGAGGAAACTGAGGCCGCAAACATGCTTG tATCACTGGGGAGTTCGCGTTCAGCAACCCCGGCCTTTTCACCTACGGGACAGTCCTCTGTATCGCCGTGTATAAATCAGAGTCCCGTTCCGTTGTTGGGTCTGAATCAGAACGTCTTCATGCCAATATCGAGTCCAGCGCATCACCCTCCTCCCATAATATCACCTGGTGCGAAATGGAAGCATTCCCCTACCCAACCGAATTTCGCGGGTCAGTATCAGCAGGCCGTAATTAGACCAGAGCTAGTCAGGCCGAACGGGAGACCAGGTCAAACACCACCAGCAAGCATCGGCGCCAGTGTGATCCGGATTTCACCCGTTAGTAGATTATTGGCAAGCCAGAGTTTAAGCATCCCTACATGGCCCGATCAAAGTCCGCCTCAAAGGCATCCGTCAGTTGTTACGTCGTTGGctcagcaacagcaacaacagcagcagcagcaacagcagcaacagcaacaacaacaacaacaacaacaacaacaacaacaacaacaacaacaacaacaacaacaacaacaacagcaccaacaacaacaccaacaCCAACatcagcagcaacaacaacagcagcatcagcagcaACAAAGCATAATATTGCAGCATGCCCTGACTTCTAACAACGGTTTTTCGAACCATTCGGAAGTGACGCAATCTAACAATCAGCTATTGAAGCCACCCCACTCACCCCATGTTCCACTCTCGGTAACACCAGGGCAGAATCTAACCATGATTCATAAACCTCAAGACCAACCCGTCGACTACGCTCAACCTTTGACCCAGACTCAGACAATGTATTTAATGCCTCATCAACATGAGAAAAAGTATGTGATAAAAAGCACTACTATGGAAGCAACGCCATTGTCTAGTGGACATTTGGTTAGTAATCAAGACGACAAGTATAGACAAACGATGATTAATCATTTGGGACAATTACCACCCTTACATCAAACACAGTGTCAACCCCCCCAGTCACCGGCAGCTCAGTCCGTCcacgttgaaaaaatgtctgCTCTCCAACAG gtCAGCAAAGTAACCCTTCCGCTTCATCTTTCATCTCACGTGGACTCCCAGAGGACTTTGTCGACACCGGCAACCATTGTGATGTCTGCTACGACAACCATTAATGACTCGGCACCACCAACCAGCGTTTTCCAACCCGTCATCGTTCAACCAAGTCACTTGACTCCAATGGCAAAAATCCAACCGCCTCGAGAAGATAATCATCAAAAGAACAATGGAGTTCTAT CTTTTTCCTGGCAGACGATAGTGTTGGACCAGCCAGAGGTCAGTCCGCCGCCATCAGCCCTCAGCCCTCCGTTGAGTGCACCCCCGATTCCTATGGGTACAGGCAACAATCCTAGCGACGATGGTAGCGGGCATGGTCCTGGGGCTGGCCCTGAACCCATCACTCCGGCGGAGGAGGATGATGACGACGTTTTTGAGACGGAACCGACAACCCCGGCTGAAGTAGAGAGCAGCATCAACAAACGTCGAAGTCAATCACTCGGTGCGCTGCACACCAAAGATCCACAAAGTCCACTTAAA CAAACTGTGAAAAAACCACCGATGTTACAGGCCAAGGACCGAATACGACGACCAATGAATGCTTttatgatattttcaaaacgtcACCGAGCGTTGGTACACCTAAGGCATCCCAATCAAGATAATAGAACAGTATCGAAAATTCTTGGCGAATGGTGGTACGCCCTGAAACCTGAAGAGAAACAGAAGTACCACGAACTTGCTTCGGAAGTAAAGGAGGCTCATTTCAAAGCTCATCCAGACTGGAAGTGGTGCAGCAAAGATAGGCGGAAGTCATCGACTACCGGATTCAAGGGCGCTGAACCACGAGGGAAACTTAATAGCACCGGAGAGGAAACTGATATGGGACCACCCTCTGATGACGTGCCTTTAACCCCGCGAACAGTCGACGAACCATCGGCACTCGCACCCAGCATATTCGAATCTCCGAATATCGAG ATCGGTGGTCAAGCGCGTGATTCTCGTCGTGTTTCCGAAATTCCGCTGCAGGTTGAAAACTCTGAGTCTGATATGAAGCAGGAGGAGGATGGTAACGTATCGGATGACGATCAAATGGTGATATGTGAAGATCCGCAACCGGAAATAGACTTGAAGTGCAAGGATAAATTGACAGACAGTGACAATGAGGGGCAGGATGAAAATgtggagaataaaaattacgcaCAGGCGAGATGTTCGCCTGCTAGTGGTCAAAATCACGACGCACAGGATACCAAGATGGACATAACATGTAGGCCTAAGCCTATCAAAG CCCGACCACCATCCGCCGGCATGGAGACTACGACAAAATACCATCATGCATCCATGGACAAAGGTGGCACTGTTTCGGTCCTTTCAACAACGTACCCTTACCACAGCCCTGTTAATCCGAGCGGAGTAACGGGTTTCCAGCCTAAGGGAGGCGCGTTTATAACTATGCCTGTATCCCCGAAAGTTGTTAAACCAGAGCCGGTTAAAAACATTGAGCAACAGTACAGTACGCAGTATAGTGTCAGTAATCTCGTTGCTAATATTCAGAACGAAAACGGGCGAACTCTACCGAAATTTCCTCCTTCACCCATCGTTTCACATTCG TTACAGGTCAGACCCATGATGACGCTTCTTAAAGAACAACAGGGGATACAGTCAACAAACTCTATGCATCATATGCTAACTTCCAGTGCTGGTTACCAACCCCAACTCACCCTCACAGTAGTCAACAATGAGGTCATGTCAGGTTCAAAGCCCCAGCAAGGATCTCAGTATCTTGTCCAGGCATCGCCTCACGCTAGAATGTATGGAAACTTCCAGATCCCTGTTTCAG ATGCCAGTGGCCGTAGTATATCTGTTCAGAACTTAGTAACCAGTGGTAAAGTCGAAGCTCATAGCGTTATTGTGAGCAAAGCTTATCCAGTGTCAACTCCAAGTCCTGGTACACCGAGTTATAAAGGAATCGGTCACTCGGTTACACGACTTGCTGAAATTGAGCAAAATGATAATCAATCTACTGTAAACCATGCTCAATTCTATG CAGTAAATGCTCTGAAATTAGATCAAGAAAGGAAAGACACGGTTAATATTCACCTTCCGGTACCTGGTGACAGTCACAAGCAACCTTCAACGCCGCATACTCCGCACACGCCGCATAACAACGATCATTCTTCGAACACATCTTTCGCAATGGAAGAGCCAAGAGGAATCGGCGCTTTGAACAACGTCGACGTAGGGACAAATAAAGCTCCATTTATGCTTGCTCCAACACCGGCGCAACTTGGTCGGGCTCCGCTACAGAGGAGACAATCAATGG CAATGCCTCCCACATCAAATGCGGGAGATCATGGGCCTCCGACGTCTCAGAATTCCGATAATCGGCAGCCTTCAAATTCTGTCCAGAACTTCGATCAGCTGCAACAAAATTCCAATACCGAGCTTCTGGCTGCGTCGTCACCATCGACGAAGAAAGGTTCTTTCTTCAAGAAGAACGTCGAGGACGGCATGGACAGGTACAGGCAATT GGTTCTGGAGCAAGTTAACTTCcaagagaaattttcatcgttgcCAGAATTCAAGCCAGAGGAAATCCAGAGTCCGAGCGCGATCGGCATTACCAGTGGAACAGGTGCATCACCTCATGTCTCTGTTACACCGGGACTACATCAGTCTAACCTATCTTCATCCATGCAGGATTATCGTAAGAAATCTGTGCAGGGACCTCATAGACCCAGTT TGAATGAGGATGATACAGAGTCAGACATATCAATGTCAGTCACCCCTAAGTCGACGAGCAGTGTAAAATTGACGGggaatcaattttttggtCCCGACTTCAACATAGAAGCATTTAGAACGAGCACTGATCCAGGCGGCGATGTTGATCCGAGTTCACCGCGGACTCCGAAGACTCCCAGCGGTGGGGTTGGCGGTGCGACAACCGGTGCGAGCAGAGGTGAAAACGAACGAGGTCACAGGAAGGTACTGGAGCAGCGACGAAAGCTCGTTATGCAGTTATTTCAAGAACAGGGTTACTTCCCGACGACGCAGGCGACTTCTTCATTTCAGGCAAATCATGCCGATATATTTCCTACCAAAGCGAGTCTTCAACTGAAAATAAGGGAAGTTCGGCAAAAATTGAAGGCTAACTCGACGCCCGTGAGCGCCAGCAGTTTGGTCAGCCCGTTACCGGTGTCGGAGTCCTCACCTGGGGTTAACG GACCTCTTACTGCCCCCCCAACGTCGATGGGTGCTCCTCATTCGCTGCCAGTCGGCAATATCAGCGGTAGCTAG